The Desulfohalovibrio reitneri genome contains a region encoding:
- a CDS encoding HD domain-containing protein, protein MTQPYKDAVSICKTILRNGYDAYVINARFQQELERDLSENEVDIATDMDADELMKIFPNVSQSSQRGEKAVMTEGGVTIRFYPAYNVEAAHPETILTCATPRILRRMEERQEMSSSLACPYVRHAEDAHEGFADMNEGRIRLVGAPSETLKRNLLFGLRALRFAANYNLPIEQNTWVAIIRSAQRILDYTAVTDVMDEWRKVEAEAMWKFVDLLMESQLLHGLLPEIAALSRLKHIRNESGEEETVLTHVLEVMRHYPEELPYDWYGVMACLLHDVGKLFTAEYYDGKWHFHQHHRIGAQVARKILGRLRMPPNEVDLICHLVRHHMRFQYMLTERGARRFKALDEYPRLIEMARADTKARGGNYTNFNHNLKMLEKAETPEEMSEPLLNGNEIMEFTGLKPGPAIGIIREALLQAQVEGKVTSVPEAVDFVLAYKEAM, encoded by the coding sequence ATGACCCAGCCCTACAAGGACGCGGTTTCCATCTGCAAGACCATCCTGCGCAACGGCTACGACGCCTACGTCATCAACGCCCGTTTCCAGCAGGAGCTTGAACGCGACCTCAGCGAGAACGAGGTCGACATCGCCACGGACATGGACGCGGACGAGCTGATGAAGATCTTCCCCAACGTGTCCCAATCCTCCCAGCGCGGCGAGAAGGCCGTGATGACGGAAGGCGGTGTGACCATCCGCTTCTACCCCGCCTACAACGTGGAGGCGGCCCACCCGGAGACCATCCTCACCTGCGCCACCCCGCGCATTTTGCGGCGCATGGAGGAACGCCAGGAGATGTCCTCTTCCCTGGCCTGCCCCTACGTGCGCCACGCCGAGGACGCCCACGAGGGGTTCGCGGACATGAACGAGGGCCGAATCCGCCTGGTTGGCGCGCCGTCCGAAACGCTCAAGAGAAACCTGCTTTTCGGGCTGCGGGCCCTGCGCTTCGCGGCCAACTACAACCTGCCCATCGAGCAGAACACCTGGGTGGCCATCATCCGCTCCGCCCAGCGCATCCTGGACTACACCGCCGTCACCGATGTCATGGACGAGTGGCGCAAGGTGGAGGCCGAGGCCATGTGGAAGTTCGTGGACCTGCTCATGGAGTCGCAGCTTCTGCACGGCCTGCTGCCGGAAATCGCCGCCCTCTCGCGCCTCAAGCACATCCGCAACGAGTCCGGCGAGGAGGAGACGGTGCTGACCCACGTGCTGGAGGTAATGCGCCACTACCCCGAGGAACTGCCCTACGACTGGTACGGGGTCATGGCCTGCCTGCTGCACGATGTGGGCAAGCTCTTCACCGCAGAATACTACGACGGCAAGTGGCACTTCCACCAGCACCACCGCATCGGCGCGCAGGTGGCCCGCAAGATTCTGGGACGGCTCAGGATGCCACCCAACGAGGTGGACCTTATCTGCCACCTGGTGCGCCACCACATGCGCTTCCAGTACATGCTCACCGAGCGCGGCGCGCGGCGCTTCAAAGCCCTGGACGAGTACCCCCGCCTCATCGAGATGGCCAGGGCGGACACCAAGGCGCGCGGCGGCAACTACACCAACTTCAACCACAACCTCAAAATGCTGGAAAAGGCCGAAACGCCGGAAGAGATGAGCGAACCGCTGCTCAACGGCAACGAAATCATGGAGTTCACCGGGCTCAAGCCCGGCCCGGCCATCGGCATCATCCGCGAGGCCCTGCTCCAGGCCCAGGTGGAGGGCAAGGTCACCAGCGTGCCCGAGGCGGTGGACTTTGTGCTGGCCTACAAGGAAGCCATGTAG
- a CDS encoding deoxyribonuclease IV, which produces MGPYFGAHMPAGGGLERVFERIRSVDGESLQLFTRNQRQWLAKPVEDAESDRFRAALAEWGRPAERMASHASYLINLASPKDELWGKSVAALAEEAARCVKLGVPYVVLHPGAHTGSGAEAGVERVAAGLDKVLEAAPEGVAVLLENTAGQGSALGSTPRELGAIIATSRCSERLGICLDTAHAFAAGYDLRAAEGLEGLLAEVREHVGLERLRFVHANDSLREMGSNKDRHAHIGEGEIGLEGFGLLVNHPALDGLPVVLETPKDEDLEDDRRGIAALRSLLRTRPEGR; this is translated from the coding sequence ATGGGACCGTATTTTGGAGCGCACATGCCGGCTGGGGGTGGACTGGAACGGGTTTTCGAGCGGATCCGTTCGGTTGACGGGGAGTCGCTGCAGCTGTTCACGCGGAACCAGCGGCAGTGGCTGGCCAAGCCGGTGGAGGACGCGGAATCGGACAGGTTCCGGGCCGCCCTGGCGGAATGGGGGCGGCCTGCGGAGCGGATGGCCTCGCACGCCTCGTATCTCATCAACCTGGCCTCGCCCAAGGACGAGTTGTGGGGCAAGAGCGTGGCCGCGCTGGCCGAGGAGGCGGCGCGGTGCGTCAAGCTGGGCGTGCCGTACGTGGTGTTGCATCCGGGCGCGCATACGGGCAGCGGCGCCGAGGCCGGGGTGGAGCGTGTGGCCGCCGGGCTGGACAAGGTGCTGGAGGCGGCTCCCGAGGGTGTTGCGGTCTTGTTGGAGAACACGGCCGGTCAGGGCAGTGCCCTGGGGTCCACGCCCCGGGAGCTTGGTGCGATCATCGCCACCTCGCGGTGTTCGGAGAGGCTGGGGATATGCCTGGACACGGCCCACGCCTTCGCCGCGGGGTACGACCTGCGCGCGGCCGAAGGGCTGGAGGGGTTGCTGGCCGAGGTGCGGGAGCACGTGGGGCTTGAGCGGCTGCGGTTCGTGCATGCCAACGACTCCTTGCGGGAAATGGGGTCGAACAAGGACCGCCATGCCCACATCGGTGAGGGGGAGATCGGCCTGGAGGGATTTGGTCTGCTGGTGAACCACCCGGCGCTGGACGGCCTGCCGGTGGTGCTGGAAACGCCCAAGGACGAGGACCTGGAGGACGACCGCAGGGGGATCGCCGCCCTGCGGTCGCTGCTGCGAACCAGGCCCGAAGGGCGATGA
- a CDS encoding MFS transporter: MAGWRRYSEKWYIGYAFQGAVVLGVAPILLPLVVGNALGDAEAGAVVACFYVGQLMAPLLGTLTDKARAYKLVYFLGYGLLALGLALFPELTSLGFWFALAFLQGMGSAATNTVAAMFIVEFKPKEEWDPRIGWLQTFYGAGQAVGLGLAALLQAVPQVGLLISAALMLPGVWFGRQGLPATKAARHRPKPHLHQHMRRSKAPHRALGWMIHHYQASLTKNLIALVRHACTPYGVYIASWFCTMFGTWLMYNLYPLLMRSAYGIDAGLSSLYYALAALIGVFAYAPSGTLGEKIGDVGVVLIGTLMTLASVASMAVLAFIQPANTAWLAPVAFLLLPVAWSPLIVAGTSGAAQLSTLEEGTAVGIFNATTAIGSVLSALTAGLLAEYLGYAWVCMAAAASALLGAALLIPLLGKAKKQATR; encoded by the coding sequence ATGGCTGGTTGGCGGCGGTATTCCGAAAAGTGGTACATCGGCTACGCCTTTCAGGGCGCGGTTGTTCTGGGCGTGGCCCCGATCCTGCTGCCCTTGGTGGTGGGCAACGCGCTTGGCGACGCCGAGGCCGGAGCCGTGGTGGCCTGCTTCTACGTGGGCCAGCTCATGGCCCCGCTGCTGGGGACGCTGACGGACAAGGCGCGGGCCTACAAGCTGGTGTACTTCCTGGGCTACGGCCTGCTGGCGCTTGGGCTGGCGCTGTTCCCGGAGCTCACCTCGCTTGGCTTCTGGTTCGCATTGGCATTCTTGCAGGGCATGGGCTCGGCGGCCACCAACACGGTGGCGGCCATGTTCATCGTGGAGTTCAAGCCCAAGGAGGAGTGGGACCCGCGCATCGGCTGGCTGCAGACCTTCTACGGCGCGGGACAGGCCGTGGGCCTGGGTCTGGCCGCTCTGCTGCAGGCCGTGCCGCAGGTCGGCCTGCTCATCTCCGCGGCGCTCATGCTGCCAGGGGTGTGGTTCGGCAGGCAGGGCCTGCCGGCCACCAAGGCCGCCCGGCATCGGCCCAAGCCGCACCTGCACCAGCACATGCGCCGCAGCAAGGCCCCGCACCGAGCACTGGGCTGGATGATCCACCACTACCAAGCCTCGCTGACAAAAAATCTCATCGCTCTGGTCCGACACGCCTGCACGCCATACGGCGTCTACATCGCTTCCTGGTTCTGCACCATGTTCGGAACCTGGCTGATGTACAATCTCTATCCCCTGCTCATGCGCTCCGCCTACGGCATCGACGCCGGGCTTTCCTCCCTCTACTACGCACTGGCCGCCCTCATCGGCGTATTCGCCTACGCCCCCTCGGGCACGCTGGGAGAAAAGATCGGCGACGTCGGCGTCGTCCTCATCGGCACTCTCATGACCCTGGCTTCGGTGGCCTCCATGGCCGTGCTGGCCTTCATCCAGCCCGCGAACACCGCCTGGCTGGCGCCGGTCGCCTTCCTGCTTCTGCCCGTGGCCTGGTCGCCCCTCATCGTGGCCGGAACCTCCGGAGCCGCCCAACTCTCCACCCTGGAGGAAGGCACCGCCGTGGGTATCTTCAACGCCACCACAGCTATCGGCTCCGTCCTCTCCGCCCTCACCGCCGGGTTGCTCGCCGAATACCTTGGCTACGCCTGGGTCTGCATGGCCGCCGCCGCCTCCGCCCTGCTGGGGGCCGCTCTGCTCATCCCCCTGCTGGGCAAGGCGAAGAAGCAAGCGACGAGATGA
- a CDS encoding AsmA family protein, translating to MKKILAVIAVIVVAAVLVLYFQLNTIVERGVETVGSKTLKTAVALDGASLSLFSGSGEINGLTVANPEGFSDKSAIRLGSAAVGVDIGSILSDTIIVEQVRITDPAILLETGDQGSNLDRLLQNAKSAAPSGGQQTGEQQQSGKKVIIRDLRITGAQATLALRALGERSATVNLPEIHLTNIGEDKGGASPAEVLSQIMAAVQKSVTSAASNAGEAVQEALEKGAQQFQEGTQKQLEEGSKGIKESLEGLMQ from the coding sequence ATGAAAAAAATCCTCGCTGTCATCGCAGTCATTGTTGTCGCCGCCGTGCTGGTGCTCTACTTCCAGCTCAACACCATCGTGGAGCGCGGCGTGGAAACCGTGGGCTCCAAAACCCTCAAAACCGCCGTCGCCCTGGACGGGGCCTCCCTCTCCCTCTTCTCCGGCAGCGGCGAAATCAACGGCCTGACCGTGGCCAACCCCGAAGGCTTTTCCGACAAGTCCGCCATCCGGCTCGGCAGCGCCGCCGTGGGCGTGGACATCGGCTCCATCCTCTCCGACACCATCATTGTCGAACAGGTCCGCATCACCGATCCCGCCATCCTGCTGGAAACCGGGGACCAGGGCTCCAACCTCGACCGCCTGCTGCAAAACGCCAAATCCGCCGCGCCCAGCGGGGGACAGCAGACCGGCGAGCAGCAACAATCCGGCAAGAAGGTCATCATCCGCGACCTGCGCATCACCGGCGCGCAAGCCACCCTCGCCCTGCGCGCCCTGGGTGAACGCAGCGCCACCGTCAACCTGCCGGAAATCCACCTCACCAACATAGGCGAAGACAAGGGCGGCGCCTCGCCCGCCGAAGTCCTCTCCCAAATCATGGCCGCCGTGCAAAAAAGCGTGACCAGCGCCGCCTCCAACGCCGGAGAGGCCGTCCAGGAAGCCCTGGAAAAGGGCGCGCAACAATTCCAGGAAGGCACCCAGAAACAACTCGAGGAAGGCTCCAAAGGCATCAAGGAATCCCTCGAAGGCTTGATGCAGTAG
- a CDS encoding tetratricopeptide repeat protein — translation MTRLGRGLAPTAAVGAALLLALLLASACSPRDEAKNPVLTQADDAYAQGLYLEAENLYQRYIQEYPEGKRRWHAWKRILEILNVVKNDQEKALLVLEAMLLEFGPQPERARTVLLKTGDLHLRRGDLDEALEAWQKAARLDVDGANPCDLYERISSAHFQAGRFDLAQDTLRDCVESQDAKSCHPQCNVDLAMTYTFQENWPKAKDILTDLLQDKSLPQREHDMAVYFLAETALQTGDPEKAGELLRSIQDSFPNPKAIETKLKELEENQAK, via the coding sequence ATGACGCGCCTCGGGAGGGGGCTCGCGCCCACGGCCGCCGTCGGCGCGGCCCTCCTCCTGGCGCTGCTTCTGGCAAGCGCCTGCTCCCCACGGGACGAGGCCAAGAACCCCGTTCTGACGCAGGCCGACGACGCCTACGCCCAGGGCCTCTACCTGGAGGCGGAAAACCTCTACCAGCGCTACATCCAGGAATACCCGGAGGGAAAACGCCGCTGGCACGCCTGGAAACGCATCCTGGAAATCCTCAACGTGGTCAAAAACGACCAGGAAAAGGCCCTCCTGGTCCTCGAAGCCATGCTCCTGGAGTTCGGGCCGCAACCCGAGCGCGCGCGCACCGTGCTCCTGAAGACAGGCGATCTGCACTTGCGACGGGGCGACCTGGACGAAGCCCTGGAAGCCTGGCAGAAAGCCGCCCGCCTGGACGTGGACGGGGCCAACCCCTGCGACCTCTACGAGCGCATATCCTCGGCCCACTTCCAGGCTGGACGCTTCGACCTGGCACAGGACACCCTGCGTGACTGCGTGGAATCTCAGGACGCAAAGTCCTGCCACCCCCAATGCAACGTGGACCTGGCCATGACCTACACCTTCCAGGAAAACTGGCCCAAAGCCAAAGACATCCTCACCGACCTCCTCCAGGACAAATCCCTCCCCCAGCGCGAACACGACATGGCCGTCTACTTCCTGGCCGAAACCGCCCTGCAGACCGGCGATCCGGAAAAGGCCGGAGAACTCCTGCGATCCATCCAAGACTCCTTTCCCAACCCCAAGGCCATCGAAACCAAGCTCAAGGAGTTGGAGGAAAACCAAGCCAAGTAA
- a CDS encoding IS3 family transposase, producing MKRGPYAKVAERNADLLARIRGIKADHPFWGYRRVWAFLRFVDGVVVGKNRVYRLMSEHDLTVKPNLRLKAKRRPTGVKPRPTRPNEWWGIDMTKIKIDGYGWLYVVIVLDWRTKKVVGHYAGDQAKAWHWLSALNAAVGRQFPEGVRDGGLHLMADNGCQPTSASFMKACRVMDIKLAFTSYNNPKGNADTERFMRTMKEELVWINEWRSPTAFCQALGSWIEEYNQGYLHSALGYKTPVTTEQELINSRTLLKKAC from the coding sequence ATGAAGCGTGGACCATATGCAAAGGTCGCCGAGCGCAACGCCGACCTCCTGGCCCGCATTCGCGGCATCAAGGCCGACCATCCGTTCTGGGGATACCGTCGGGTCTGGGCGTTTCTGCGCTTCGTGGACGGCGTAGTCGTCGGCAAAAATCGCGTCTACCGGCTCATGAGCGAGCATGACCTCACGGTGAAGCCCAACCTGCGACTCAAGGCCAAACGCAGGCCGACCGGCGTCAAGCCCCGGCCCACGCGACCCAACGAGTGGTGGGGTATCGACATGACCAAAATCAAGATTGACGGCTACGGCTGGCTGTACGTGGTCATTGTGCTTGATTGGCGCACCAAGAAGGTCGTCGGCCATTACGCCGGCGACCAGGCCAAGGCGTGGCATTGGCTCTCGGCGCTCAACGCGGCTGTCGGCAGGCAGTTCCCCGAAGGCGTGCGCGACGGCGGTCTTCATCTCATGGCCGACAACGGCTGCCAGCCGACCTCGGCGAGCTTCATGAAGGCTTGCCGCGTCATGGACATCAAACTCGCCTTCACCAGCTACAACAACCCAAAAGGCAATGCCGACACCGAGCGCTTCATGCGCACCATGAAGGAAGAGCTGGTCTGGATTAATGAATGGCGTAGCCCGACGGCCTTTTGCCAAGCCTTGGGCTCCTGGATCGAAGAATACAACCAAGGCTACCTGCACTCGGCGCTGGGGTATAAAACCCCGGTGACAACCGAGCAGGAACTGATCAACTCGCGGACTCTCTTAAAAAAGGCTTGCTAA
- a CDS encoding transposase: MKRRKWTPEQKTRVVLEGLRGRPVGEVCAEYAISQNQYYKWRDQFLAQAHKAFETEHGAQRTAKLERENMKLKSLIGELTIELKKSGPFG; this comes from the coding sequence ATGAAGCGACGGAAGTGGACCCCGGAGCAGAAGACACGGGTCGTCCTCGAAGGCCTTCGAGGACGACCCGTGGGCGAAGTGTGCGCCGAGTACGCCATCTCGCAGAACCAGTACTACAAGTGGCGCGATCAATTCCTTGCCCAGGCGCACAAAGCGTTCGAGACCGAGCACGGCGCACAGCGTACGGCCAAGCTTGAGCGCGAGAACATGAAGCTCAAAAGCCTGATCGGTGAGTTGACCATTGAGCTAAAAAAAAGCGGGCCGTTCGGATGA
- the gyrA gene encoding DNA gyrase subunit A: protein MKVSIEQEIKKSYLEYSLSVIIGRAIPDVRDGLKPVHRRILYAMHELGNTYNRPYKKSARVVGDVIGKYHPHGDSAVYDALVRMAQDFSMRDPLVDGQGNFGSIDGDAAAAMRYTEARMSRLSGEFLADIEKETVNWRANYDNSLQEPIVLPAKVPALLLNGSAGIAVGMATNIPPHNLGELVDATVHLLDNPDCQIPDLTHFVKGPDFPTGASLYGGQGMAEAYATGRGTVRIRGTIEREEDKKGRISLIISEIPYALNKAGLVEKIAHLVNDRKIEGVADLRDESDRNGIRIVLDLKKGSIPDIIENSLYKYTPLESSFGINMMAVADSRPQLLNLKQILNHFLRHRREVVLRRTRFDLDKAERRAHILEGLRIAVDNIDEVVAIIRGSANPPEAKTNLMNRFELSDAQSQAILDMRLQRLTSMEHEKLLEEYRGLIKKIEFYNSILNSDEVLRGVIRDELLDLKKTYATPRKTQILAQDPSEIDIEDLIADEEVVITLSRRGYCKRVPLDSYQQQKRGGKGIAGVQTSEGDMIHSFITTTNHQNLLLFTNLGRMLTIKVHRVPEGSRYAKGAHIANLVPLERDEYVATAMSVREFSDDYYFLFVTKRGMVKRTVASLYQNVRASGIRAVNLKDNDELVLVRQIEHDDEIVLTTQDGLAIRFSCNEVRPMGRTAAGVKGIALRGDDKVVGGVVVPPENQEKPVPGKGHLLTISESGYGKRTLISHYRIQSRGGRGVINMKVTPKTGQVIGSMLVDQNDELIMLTSGNKIVRISVKDISVVGRATQGVRLANLDGGNLVGFDIVRENGVDKT, encoded by the coding sequence GTGAAAGTCAGCATCGAACAGGAAATCAAGAAATCCTACCTGGAGTATTCCCTCTCGGTCATCATCGGCCGGGCCATTCCGGACGTGCGCGACGGGCTCAAGCCCGTGCATCGGCGCATCCTCTACGCCATGCACGAGCTGGGGAACACCTACAACCGGCCCTACAAGAAGTCCGCCCGCGTGGTCGGCGACGTCATCGGTAAGTACCACCCCCACGGTGACTCCGCGGTGTACGACGCCCTGGTCCGCATGGCCCAGGACTTCTCCATGCGCGACCCCCTGGTGGACGGGCAGGGCAACTTCGGCTCCATCGACGGCGACGCAGCCGCGGCCATGCGTTACACCGAGGCGCGCATGTCCCGCCTCTCCGGCGAGTTCCTGGCGGACATCGAGAAGGAGACCGTCAACTGGCGGGCCAACTACGACAACTCTCTGCAGGAGCCCATCGTCCTGCCCGCCAAGGTGCCCGCCCTGCTGCTCAACGGCTCCGCGGGCATCGCCGTGGGCATGGCCACCAACATCCCGCCGCACAACCTGGGCGAGCTGGTGGACGCCACCGTGCACCTCTTGGACAACCCGGACTGCCAGATCCCCGACCTGACCCACTTCGTCAAGGGACCGGACTTCCCCACCGGGGCCTCCCTCTACGGCGGGCAGGGCATGGCCGAGGCCTACGCCACCGGCCGGGGCACCGTGCGCATCCGGGGCACCATCGAGCGGGAGGAGGACAAGAAGGGTCGCATCTCCCTGATCATCTCCGAAATCCCCTACGCCCTGAACAAAGCCGGGCTGGTGGAGAAAATCGCCCACCTGGTCAACGACCGCAAGATCGAGGGCGTGGCCGACCTGCGCGACGAGTCGGACCGCAACGGCATCCGCATCGTGCTGGACCTCAAGAAGGGGTCCATCCCGGACATCATCGAGAACTCCCTCTACAAGTACACCCCGCTGGAATCCTCCTTCGGCATCAACATGATGGCCGTGGCCGACTCCAGGCCCCAACTCCTCAACCTCAAGCAGATCCTCAACCACTTCCTGCGGCACCGGCGCGAGGTGGTCCTGCGGCGCACCCGCTTCGACCTGGACAAGGCCGAAAGGCGGGCCCACATCCTGGAAGGGCTGCGCATCGCCGTGGACAACATCGACGAAGTGGTGGCCATAATCCGCGGCTCCGCCAACCCGCCAGAGGCCAAGACCAACCTCATGAACCGCTTCGAGCTGTCCGACGCCCAGTCCCAGGCCATCCTGGACATGCGGTTGCAAAGGCTGACCTCCATGGAGCACGAAAAGCTCCTGGAAGAGTACCGGGGCCTCATCAAGAAGATCGAGTTCTACAACTCCATCCTCAACTCCGACGAGGTGCTGCGCGGGGTCATCCGCGACGAGTTGCTGGACCTGAAAAAGACCTACGCCACGCCGCGCAAGACCCAGATTCTGGCCCAGGACCCCTCGGAGATCGACATCGAGGACCTCATCGCCGACGAGGAGGTGGTCATCACCCTCTCCCGCCGGGGCTACTGCAAGCGCGTGCCGCTGGATTCCTACCAGCAGCAGAAACGGGGTGGCAAAGGCATCGCCGGGGTGCAGACCAGCGAAGGAGACATGATCCACTCCTTCATCACCACCACCAATCACCAGAACCTGCTTCTGTTCACCAACCTTGGCCGCATGCTGACCATCAAGGTCCACCGCGTGCCCGAGGGCTCCCGCTACGCCAAAGGCGCGCACATCGCCAACCTGGTGCCCCTGGAGCGGGACGAGTACGTGGCCACGGCCATGTCCGTGCGCGAGTTCTCGGACGACTACTACTTCCTCTTCGTGACCAAGCGGGGCATGGTCAAGCGCACCGTGGCCTCGCTCTACCAGAACGTGCGCGCCTCCGGCATCAGGGCCGTCAACCTCAAGGACAACGACGAGCTTGTCCTGGTGCGGCAAATCGAGCACGACGACGAGATCGTCCTCACCACCCAGGACGGCCTGGCCATCCGCTTCTCCTGCAACGAGGTCCGCCCCATGGGCCGCACCGCCGCCGGCGTGAAAGGCATAGCCCTGCGCGGCGACGACAAGGTGGTAGGGGGCGTGGTTGTGCCCCCGGAAAACCAGGAGAAACCCGTCCCGGGCAAGGGCCATCTGCTGACCATCTCGGAAAGCGGCTACGGCAAGCGCACCCTCATCTCCCACTACCGCATCCAGTCGCGTGGCGGGCGGGGCGTCATCAACATGAAGGTAACGCCCAAGACCGGGCAGGTCATCGGCTCCATGCTGGTGGACCAGAACGACGAACTCATCATGCTCACCTCGGGCAACAAGATCGTCCGCATCTCGGTCAAGGACATCTCCGTGGTGGGACGCGCCACCCAGGGCGTGCGGCTGGCCAATCTGGACGGCGGCAACCTGGTGGGCTTCGACATCGTGCGCGAAAACGGCGTGGACAAGACATGA
- the lgt gene encoding prolipoprotein diacylglyceryl transferase encodes MLLHPGIDPVAIDLGPISVRWYGLMYVLGFAAAWLLGRWRARRPWSVVDPREMEDLVWYLVLGLMIGARVGYMLFYDLPGLLADPLSMFAVWRGGMSFHGGLLGVVAAMLFFAWRREKPFFGLTDFICPLAPIGLGLGRVGNFINAELWGRPTDMPWGVIFPDPRAGMVPRHPSQLYEAFLEGLLLFAVLWAYSAKPRARGTVSGLFLLLYGCFRFLVEFFRTPDPQLGFLAFGWLTMGQLLSTPMILGGVALIWWGLRRAAGHRGEG; translated from the coding sequence ATGCTGTTGCATCCCGGCATAGACCCTGTGGCCATTGATCTGGGGCCGATTTCCGTGCGCTGGTACGGCCTGATGTACGTGCTGGGCTTCGCCGCCGCCTGGCTGCTGGGCAGGTGGCGGGCCAGGCGGCCGTGGTCGGTGGTCGATCCCCGCGAGATGGAGGATTTGGTCTGGTACCTGGTGCTGGGCCTGATGATCGGCGCCAGGGTGGGCTACATGCTCTTCTACGACCTGCCCGGGCTGCTGGCCGATCCGTTGAGCATGTTCGCGGTCTGGCGCGGGGGGATGTCCTTCCACGGCGGGCTTTTGGGCGTGGTGGCGGCCATGCTGTTTTTCGCTTGGCGGCGGGAGAAGCCCTTCTTCGGGCTGACGGACTTCATCTGCCCGCTGGCCCCCATCGGTCTGGGCCTTGGCCGCGTGGGCAACTTCATCAACGCGGAGCTGTGGGGCAGGCCCACGGACATGCCCTGGGGGGTGATCTTCCCCGACCCCCGGGCGGGCATGGTGCCCCGCCATCCCTCCCAGCTGTACGAGGCTTTTTTGGAGGGGCTGCTGCTGTTCGCGGTGCTGTGGGCCTACTCCGCCAAGCCCCGCGCCAGGGGAACGGTGTCCGGGCTGTTTTTGCTGCTCTACGGGTGTTTTCGGTTCCTGGTGGAGTTCTTCCGTACACCGGACCCGCAACTTGGCTTCCTGGCCTTCGGCTGGCTGACCATGGGGCAGCTGCTGTCCACGCCCATGATTCTGGGCGGGGTGGCGCTCATCTGGTGGGGTCTGCGCCGGGCGGCCGGACACCGGGGCGAAGGCTGA